One genomic segment of Peribacillus sp. FSL H8-0477 includes these proteins:
- a CDS encoding CPBP family intramembrane glutamic endopeptidase, giving the protein MSINTNIRKESILIEKNLLIKRAILYLSFFCIFILISWVFLYNLPNRFLFFSFFPLLASLLTRIVTKDKSPLMIKPKFRENWRTYLKVAFTPGILIFASAVLFFLLFPNYLDLSTEKLIETYGPFGFPSNLPHTLQSILVIGIVGILISPFILPVIIFAFGEEIGWRGYFLPLLMKLMKKEKAILLSSTLWGLGHAPLIYLGFNYGSDYWLSPYSGIVMMTVLCIVLGIWLSYVTIKSKSVIPASILHGSVNVIGEWPALVAIPGISTLLGPNLTGMIGMIGFVIVAIFLLKKLSAN; this is encoded by the coding sequence ATGTCTATTAATACAAATATAAGAAAAGAAAGCATATTAATAGAAAAGAATCTGTTAATAAAAAGAGCAATACTTTATTTAAGTTTTTTTTGTATTTTTATTTTAATTAGTTGGGTGTTTTTATATAACCTACCAAACAGATTTCTATTTTTTAGCTTTTTCCCTCTTTTAGCTAGTTTACTTACTAGAATAGTGACTAAAGATAAATCCCCCTTAATGATAAAACCTAAATTTCGTGAAAACTGGAGAACTTACTTAAAGGTAGCCTTTACACCAGGCATACTGATCTTTGCATCTGCTGTATTGTTTTTTTTGTTATTTCCCAATTACCTAGATTTAAGTACCGAAAAACTCATAGAAACTTATGGACCATTTGGTTTTCCATCAAATCTACCTCATACACTTCAATCTATTTTGGTGATTGGAATAGTAGGAATATTAATTTCACCTTTTATACTCCCGGTGATTATATTTGCGTTCGGTGAAGAAATAGGATGGCGCGGTTATTTTCTGCCATTACTAATGAAACTAATGAAAAAGGAAAAAGCAATTTTGCTTAGTAGTACGCTTTGGGGACTGGGGCATGCTCCCCTTATATATTTGGGTTTTAATTATGGTTCTGACTACTGGTTATCACCGTATTCTGGAATAGTAATGATGACTGTTCTATGTATTGTACTTGGCATATGGTTATCATATGTAACAATAAAGTCGAAAAGTGTAATCCCCGCAAGTATTTTACATGGTTCCGTTAATGTAATAGGAGAGTGGCCAGCACTTGTAGCAATTCCAGGTATTAGTACATTATTAGGACCTAATCTAACAGGTATGATTGGTATGATTGGATTTGTAATAGTAGCCATTTTCCTACTTAAAAAGCTTTCGGCTAATTAA
- a CDS encoding ABC transporter ATP-binding protein — translation MLKVENIKKSFDQKEVVKNVSFSVDKGEAFGLLGPNGAGKSTLISMICGLVKYDQGDIWIDGLSVKKRPLEIKKKIGIVPQEIALYPTISARENLLFWGKMYGLTRAETKRKAEEVLSFVGLSERAKDKIETFSGGMKRRINIGAALMHEPELLIMDEPTVGIDPQSRNHILETIKDLNKSGVTIIYTSHYMAEVEYLCDRIGIIDQGEVKALGTQRDLCNRLANGTVIEMKLTNLNEEFLQYIKQIHGVERVMMKPDTHAIDICINETENPLPEIITLAVNANIKIETMERKEPNLESLFLQLTGRSLRD, via the coding sequence ATGCTTAAAGTTGAAAATATAAAAAAGTCATTTGATCAAAAAGAAGTTGTAAAGAATGTTTCCTTTTCAGTTGATAAGGGTGAAGCATTTGGTCTGCTCGGACCCAATGGTGCAGGTAAGTCAACGTTAATTTCAATGATCTGCGGGTTGGTTAAGTATGATCAAGGAGACATTTGGATAGATGGTCTATCAGTCAAAAAAAGACCCTTAGAAATCAAAAAGAAAATTGGGATAGTCCCGCAAGAAATTGCCCTCTACCCAACGATATCTGCTCGTGAAAATCTATTATTCTGGGGGAAAATGTATGGTCTAACAAGGGCTGAAACAAAAAGAAAGGCCGAGGAGGTGCTCTCTTTTGTTGGACTTAGTGAGCGGGCAAAAGATAAGATTGAAACGTTTTCTGGCGGCATGAAGAGACGAATTAATATTGGAGCTGCCTTGATGCATGAACCAGAACTGTTGATTATGGATGAACCAACAGTAGGAATCGACCCGCAATCCCGGAATCATATTCTAGAAACGATCAAGGATTTGAATAAAAGTGGTGTTACGATTATTTACACGAGTCACTATATGGCGGAAGTAGAGTATTTATGTGACCGAATTGGGATTATTGATCAGGGAGAAGTGAAGGCGCTCGGAACCCAAAGAGATTTATGCAATCGGTTAGCAAATGGGACGGTTATCGAAATGAAACTAACGAATCTAAATGAGGAGTTCCTTCAATACATTAAACAAATTCATGGTGTTGAAAGAGTGATGATGAAGCCTGATACACATGCAATCGATATTTGTATTAATGAAACGGAAAATCCACTGCCTGAAATTATTACGCTAGCCGTTAACGCAAATATAAAGATAGAAACAATGGAACGAAAAGAACCCAATTTAGAGAGTCTGTTTCTACAACTGACTGGACGCTCTTTACGAGATTAG
- a CDS encoding ABC transporter permease, with translation MQSLHIAWNDVKIRMADRSALIMLLLLPLVLTAILGTALKPIMSNEDSFADTTIGLYTADNDSLAKDFEEVLRKLDFIKIKTTNKEENLGKMLMDGKIDVGLSIPAAWSENVKKGTLKEVWLFSSSEKNLKASVIESILTSFVSRVQSVSHTTNIVMSDLSTSQAIAAEPGEVTELASTLPVELTNQGNEVTPITDWTIGKETVSTMQYYAAAMAAMFLLYNIPTGAKSFMKERELGTLSRLKASPTSDWSIILGKFLGTLGFACIQFLLFIFGTSLFCKVHWGDNIGQLLAMGGAYAVAVSGLSMLVAGLIKEMRTADLISGIGIQILAFAGGSMLPLSQFPDILKRFSDMVPNKWALSGFLDIMAGVNWVEILPAIIGLFLVGIAAMLIGTLRLRTR, from the coding sequence ATGCAAAGTTTACACATTGCTTGGAATGACGTCAAAATTCGAATGGCTGATCGCAGCGCCCTTATCATGCTGTTATTGCTGCCGCTTGTCCTAACTGCTATTCTCGGTACCGCTTTGAAACCTATTATGAGTAATGAAGACAGTTTCGCAGACACGACTATTGGTTTGTATACGGCTGATAATGATTCACTCGCAAAGGATTTTGAAGAAGTATTGCGAAAACTTGATTTTATTAAAATTAAAACAACCAATAAAGAAGAAAACTTGGGAAAGATGCTGATGGATGGAAAAATTGATGTGGGTCTCTCTATTCCAGCCGCTTGGAGTGAGAATGTAAAGAAAGGGACACTTAAGGAAGTTTGGTTATTCTCAAGTTCTGAAAAAAATTTGAAAGCCTCTGTGATTGAATCCATATTAACTTCATTTGTCAGCCGTGTTCAGAGTGTTTCTCACACGACCAACATTGTTATGTCCGACTTAAGCACTTCACAAGCCATAGCAGCAGAACCAGGAGAAGTTACTGAACTAGCGAGTACGTTACCTGTGGAATTAACCAATCAAGGAAATGAAGTAACGCCAATAACAGATTGGACGATTGGAAAGGAAACCGTCTCAACTATGCAATATTATGCAGCTGCAATGGCTGCAATGTTTCTTCTGTATAACATACCTACTGGTGCAAAATCCTTTATGAAGGAGCGTGAATTAGGTACGCTGTCACGATTAAAGGCCAGCCCTACAAGTGATTGGTCCATCATCTTAGGTAAATTTCTAGGAACATTAGGGTTTGCATGTATCCAATTCCTTCTGTTTATCTTTGGAACCTCCCTCTTTTGTAAAGTGCATTGGGGGGATAATATTGGCCAATTGCTAGCGATGGGAGGGGCCTATGCTGTGGCTGTTTCAGGACTCTCAATGCTTGTCGCCGGACTCATAAAGGAAATGAGAACGGCGGATTTAATTAGCGGAATTGGGATACAAATCCTAGCATTCGCTGGAGGATCCATGCTGCCACTGTCCCAATTTCCAGATATCCTAAAGCGTTTTTCGGACATGGTTCCGAATAAATGGGCACTGTCAGGTTTTTTAGACATCATGGCTGGAGTTAATTGGGTAGAAATACTCCCTGCTATTATCGGTTTGTTTTTAGTAGGAATCGCGGCCATGTTGATTGGAACGTTACGACTCAGAACACGATGA
- a CDS encoding ABC transporter permease — protein MKKIWSICGMEVKLVFRNPRNYLIMFAMPIIFTLLFGNVMNESEEEKATILYVDQDKTTLSNGFIDIMRKDDSLFTLVETSSMEASQKLKKKEADGVILISKGFGEELKTGIKPEVRFERIPEFVSSRTVTDYVSNKLSTIVNHVSASKTWSEYSGQDWPVMFEKLQRDEQVQNTLIKRVDMNSDAINEKNISAKGSGFCIMFLMIKLFTVTGVIIEAKGNGVWYRLLTTPVTRFQVASGYLLSFFLIGWIQFGILMLATNLLFDVSWGNPLPVFILVSAMMLAFVGIGLVIATTAKTLEQQSGMASLIVIPTCMLSGVYWPLELEPIFMQRIAELLPQTWAMRGFSDIIATGTLESIMTSTMILLLFAAIFLTAGIKKIRL, from the coding sequence ATGAAGAAAATTTGGAGTATATGCGGTATGGAGGTAAAGCTGGTTTTTAGAAACCCGCGAAACTATTTAATTATGTTTGCTATGCCGATTATCTTCACTCTTCTATTTGGAAATGTAATGAATGAAAGTGAAGAGGAAAAGGCAACAATCCTCTATGTTGACCAAGATAAGACTACTTTATCAAATGGATTTATCGACATAATGAGGAAAGATGATTCACTCTTTACATTGGTGGAAACCTCTTCAATGGAAGCTTCACAAAAACTAAAGAAAAAAGAGGCTGATGGTGTCATTCTCATTTCAAAAGGGTTTGGGGAAGAACTGAAAACTGGGATCAAGCCAGAGGTAAGATTTGAAAGAATTCCAGAGTTTGTTTCAAGTCGTACAGTTACAGATTATGTTTCTAATAAGCTTTCAACAATCGTGAATCATGTATCAGCATCGAAAACGTGGAGTGAATATAGCGGTCAAGATTGGCCAGTTATGTTTGAAAAGTTACAAAGGGATGAACAAGTCCAAAATACGTTGATTAAAAGAGTAGATATGAATTCGGACGCAATAAATGAAAAGAATATTTCGGCCAAGGGTTCAGGATTTTGTATCATGTTTTTAATGATTAAGTTATTTACGGTGACAGGAGTTATTATTGAGGCGAAAGGAAACGGTGTTTGGTATCGGTTGTTGACTACTCCTGTTACACGTTTTCAAGTAGCTTCTGGCTATCTGCTTTCCTTTTTTTTAATCGGCTGGATTCAATTTGGTATCTTAATGCTCGCAACAAACCTGCTATTTGATGTTAGCTGGGGAAACCCGCTGCCAGTATTCATTCTCGTTTCTGCTATGATGCTCGCCTTTGTCGGAATTGGGTTAGTCATAGCAACTACTGCCAAAACATTAGAACAGCAATCAGGTATGGCTAGTTTAATTGTGATCCCGACTTGTATGCTATCGGGAGTATATTGGCCATTAGAACTTGAACCAATTTTTATGCAAAGGATAGCTGAACTTTTGCCTCAAACTTGGGCAATGCGGGGCTTCTCAGACATTATTGCAACAGGCACCCTAGAGTCCATCATGACAAGTACGATGATACTTCTTCTCTTCGCAGCCATATTTTTAACTGCAGGAATTAAAAAAATCAGATTGTGA
- a CDS encoding VanW family protein, which produces MKKGILLLVVVGILVFSGVWLGVENTDLVFSKEKEPVKNSTLVKKELMLIDKKMSDPKLVLVDSRNGKEIQVVKASEIQEEQAANDLVRSLETKYDQPMIPARLSSDGTLKPGQARIVLEKKPLLEELKNLGAFQREVNVPIIESVPNVTAKTAANVDQTLLASYKTKFNSSVTGRTTNIALSASEIDQIILGPGDRFYYNLIVGERTEARGYQKAMEILNKELVEGIGGGICQTSSTLYNAVDQAGLEIIELNHHSKEVGYVPKDRDATVSYGGKDFKFLNNKDYPVLLKVIVNKTIGTIEVQVRAAQQNAG; this is translated from the coding sequence ATGAAAAAAGGGATTTTGCTGTTGGTGGTAGTGGGGATTTTAGTGTTTAGCGGGGTATGGCTTGGTGTGGAAAATACTGACCTGGTTTTTTCGAAAGAAAAAGAACCAGTGAAGAATAGCACCCTGGTTAAGAAAGAACTAATGCTCATCGATAAAAAGATGAGTGATCCAAAGCTTGTTTTAGTAGACAGTAGAAATGGCAAGGAAATTCAGGTAGTGAAGGCTTCTGAAATACAGGAGGAGCAAGCGGCTAACGATCTGGTTCGGTCGTTGGAAACAAAATATGACCAACCGATGATTCCAGCAAGATTAAGTAGTGATGGTACATTAAAACCAGGTCAGGCACGTATTGTCTTGGAAAAAAAACCACTTTTGGAGGAGCTTAAAAATTTAGGTGCTTTTCAAAGAGAGGTTAATGTACCGATAATTGAATCAGTTCCAAATGTAACAGCAAAGACGGCAGCCAATGTTGACCAAACCCTTTTAGCTTCATATAAGACAAAATTTAATTCATCAGTTACTGGCAGAACGACTAATATTGCTTTATCTGCTAGTGAAATTGACCAAATTATTTTAGGACCTGGGGATCGGTTTTACTATAACTTAATCGTTGGTGAACGGACAGAAGCTAGAGGATATCAAAAGGCAATGGAGATTCTTAATAAAGAATTAGTAGAAGGAATAGGCGGGGGAATCTGTCAGACGTCATCCACGTTATATAATGCTGTAGATCAGGCCGGTTTAGAAATAATTGAACTTAATCATCATTCAAAAGAAGTCGGATATGTACCAAAAGATCGAGATGCAACCGTATCTTATGGCGGAAAAGACTTCAAATTCTTAAACAATAAGGATTACCCTGTACTGCTTAAGGTAATTGTGAATAAAACAATTGGTACCATTGAGGTGCAAGTACGTGCAGCACAGCAAAATGCTGGCTGA
- a CDS encoding ABC transporter ATP-binding protein, protein MKKMIPFLKPYRLSIMLALFLMFFELGVELLQPLLIAKIIDEGILQEDMTVVITWGVVMTILAILSFGGGLINSFAASHVSQSFGFDVRTKLFEKVQAFSFTNLIKFPTSSLITRMTTDITVLQNTVFMSLRIMFRAPLLVVGGALMAMFVNFKLSIILLLSIPVLLFFLIWVMRRAGRLFKNVQEKLDHVNGVMRENLVGMRLIKAFLRRSYEVNRFNKTSEVLKKRTVSALRLIETTQPILLFLMNCSILVILWLGRNQLAAGEIKVGEVVAIVNYATRITASFSVFSWLIMGISRARASVARVNEVLETEIDLLDHADDSKQMINEGKVTFENVSFGYPNQKPVLNNLSFTVEGGQTAAIIGATGAGKTTLFQLIPRLFDVDSGRILIDNQDSKLLKLDMLRQQIGYVPQEALLFSGTIKSNIAWGKEGASMEEIIQAAKDAQIHEMILQLPLQYETVLGQKGVNLSGGQKQRLSIARALVRKPKILLLDDSTSALDLNTESKLLQALKGYPCTIFIITQKVSTATGADTTLLIQEGQLLAQGTHHSLAQKNSLYQQIITSQMGREEIPIESK, encoded by the coding sequence ATGAAGAAAATGATTCCTTTTTTGAAGCCATACCGGCTTTCGATTATGTTGGCACTTTTCCTCATGTTTTTTGAGTTGGGTGTAGAATTACTTCAGCCGTTATTAATAGCAAAAATTATTGATGAAGGTATCCTGCAGGAGGATATGACTGTTGTGATTACATGGGGTGTAGTGATGACTATATTAGCTATTCTTTCTTTCGGGGGGGGACTAATTAACTCCTTTGCTGCCTCACATGTCAGTCAAAGTTTTGGTTTTGATGTACGGACTAAATTGTTTGAAAAGGTTCAAGCTTTTTCATTTACAAATTTAATTAAGTTCCCGACTTCCTCTTTAATTACACGAATGACCACGGATATTACTGTTCTCCAGAATACGGTGTTTATGAGCTTACGAATTATGTTTCGTGCACCCTTATTAGTAGTTGGCGGTGCTTTGATGGCTATGTTTGTTAATTTCAAGCTATCTATCATTTTATTGCTATCTATACCTGTTTTACTATTCTTTTTAATATGGGTGATGCGTAGGGCAGGCAGGTTATTTAAAAACGTTCAGGAAAAACTGGACCATGTAAATGGAGTTATGCGGGAAAACTTAGTCGGTATGCGTTTGATAAAAGCCTTTCTGCGTAGAAGTTATGAGGTAAATCGCTTTAATAAAACAAGTGAGGTACTCAAAAAAAGAACGGTTTCCGCCCTGCGCCTCATTGAAACGACACAGCCAATTCTCTTGTTCCTGATGAATTGTTCAATACTAGTGATTCTTTGGTTAGGACGAAATCAGCTGGCAGCAGGTGAAATTAAAGTGGGGGAGGTCGTCGCTATCGTCAACTATGCGACACGAATAACCGCTTCGTTTTCTGTTTTTTCTTGGTTGATTATGGGGATATCCCGGGCACGTGCGTCTGTTGCAAGGGTTAATGAAGTGTTGGAAACGGAAATTGATTTACTTGATCATGCCGATGATTCAAAGCAAATGATTAATGAGGGAAAAGTGACTTTTGAGAATGTATCCTTTGGGTACCCCAATCAAAAGCCGGTCCTTAACAATCTTAGCTTTACAGTTGAGGGGGGACAGACAGCTGCCATTATTGGAGCAACTGGAGCAGGGAAAACAACTCTATTTCAGTTGATTCCACGTCTTTTTGATGTCGATAGCGGTCGTATACTAATCGATAATCAGGATAGTAAACTATTGAAACTGGATATGCTCCGGCAGCAAATCGGCTATGTACCACAAGAAGCGCTTCTCTTTTCAGGCACTATCAAATCTAACATAGCTTGGGGGAAAGAGGGTGCCTCCATGGAAGAAATTATCCAAGCTGCAAAGGATGCACAAATTCATGAAATGATACTCCAGCTTCCCTTGCAGTATGAAACCGTACTCGGACAAAAGGGTGTTAACTTATCCGGTGGTCAAAAGCAAAGGCTTTCGATTGCTCGGGCTCTTGTAAGGAAACCGAAAATCTTGTTACTTGATGATAGTACTAGCGCGCTTGATTTAAATACTGAATCAAAACTACTTCAAGCTCTGAAAGGTTATCCTTGTACCATTTTCATTATTACACAGAAAGTAAGTACAGCTACGGGGGCTGATACGACATTATTGATCCAAGAAGGCCAACTGCTTGCGCAAGGTACTCATCATTCACTAGCTCAAAAAAACAGCTTGTATCAGCAAATCATCACCTCGCAAATGGGCAGGGAGGAGATTCCGATTGAGTCAAAGTAA
- a CDS encoding ABC transporter ATP-binding protein has protein sequence MSQSKKEITHKKKTSKRFAAIKRIWLYLADNKTLLMVVLAMVVISSALGLLGPFLVGMTIDDYIVSKNGNHFLTLLLSLLVIYLFNSLSTFLQNYWMIGIAQDTVYTMRSQLFRHLHKLPITFFDRRQHGELMSRVTNDIENVSSTLNSSVIQIFSSLLTLVGTIVVMLWLSPLLTLLTMIIIPLMFLGMKWITNRTGKLFKEQQKNIGELNGFIEETVSGQRIVKTFSQEDRVIREFKVRNEKLKQSGYLSQAYSGFIPKVMNLLNNLSFAIIAGVGGYLALKGFISIGTIVIFTEYSRQFTRPINDLANQFNTLLSAIAGAERVFEIIDEEEEDADELDSGTLEDIKGEVTFDEVSFAYEKSGETIKNVNLQVRAGENVALVGPTGAGKTTLINLLARFYDPNSGKILIDGHDIQQVKRSSLRSHMGFVLQDSYLFQGTVRENIRYGRLDATDSEVEEAARLANAHSFIVKLPNEYEFMLKQDGSGISQGQKQLISIARALLADPSILILDEATSSIDTITEVKIQEALQRLMYGRTSFVIAHRLNTIQQADKILVLEEGKIMESGTHDSLLKEKGFYYGLYNSQLNQGNQTG, from the coding sequence TTGAGTCAAAGTAAAAAGGAGATCACTCATAAGAAAAAAACAAGCAAACGCTTTGCTGCGATAAAACGGATTTGGTTATACCTTGCTGATAATAAAACGTTACTAATGGTTGTACTAGCTATGGTGGTAATCAGTTCAGCATTAGGTCTACTTGGCCCGTTTCTTGTCGGGATGACTATAGATGATTATATTGTGAGTAAAAATGGGAATCATTTCTTGACGCTCCTCCTAAGTTTATTGGTTATTTACTTATTTAACTCACTTTCAACATTTTTACAAAATTATTGGATGATTGGTATTGCACAAGATACGGTATATACCATGCGCAGCCAGTTATTTCGTCATTTACATAAACTTCCAATTACCTTTTTTGACCGTCGTCAACACGGAGAACTGATGAGTCGAGTGACAAATGATATTGAAAATGTCAGCTCAACATTAAATAGTTCGGTCATACAAATATTCTCAAGTTTACTAACACTGGTCGGAACTATTGTCGTGATGCTTTGGCTCAGTCCACTGTTAACCTTACTGACAATGATCATCATACCGCTAATGTTCTTAGGCATGAAATGGATTACGAACCGGACAGGGAAGTTATTCAAGGAGCAGCAGAAGAACATCGGTGAGCTTAATGGTTTTATTGAAGAAACAGTTTCGGGACAGCGGATCGTTAAAACCTTTTCTCAGGAAGACAGAGTGATTAGAGAGTTTAAAGTGCGAAACGAGAAATTGAAGCAATCAGGCTACTTGTCCCAAGCATACTCTGGATTTATTCCTAAAGTAATGAATCTCCTTAATAATTTAAGTTTTGCGATTATTGCAGGGGTAGGCGGTTATTTAGCTTTAAAAGGATTTATTTCAATTGGTACTATCGTCATTTTTACGGAGTATTCTAGACAGTTTACAAGGCCGATTAACGATTTAGCCAATCAATTCAACACCCTTCTATCAGCTATTGCCGGAGCTGAAAGGGTCTTTGAAATAATAGATGAGGAAGAAGAAGACGCGGATGAACTGGATTCCGGAACTCTGGAAGATATCAAGGGGGAAGTTACCTTTGATGAAGTCTCATTCGCATACGAGAAATCAGGTGAGACGATTAAGAATGTTAATTTACAAGTACGAGCCGGTGAAAATGTGGCGCTGGTCGGACCAACAGGAGCTGGGAAAACAACTTTAATCAATTTACTTGCACGTTTTTATGATCCCAACAGCGGGAAGATTTTAATTGACGGCCATGATATCCAACAAGTAAAAAGAAGCAGTCTGCGCAGTCATATGGGGTTTGTCCTCCAAGACTCCTACCTTTTTCAAGGTACTGTTCGAGAGAATATCCGTTATGGCCGCTTGGATGCAACTGATAGTGAAGTAGAGGAAGCCGCTAGACTGGCAAATGCCCATAGTTTTATAGTAAAACTCCCTAACGAATATGAATTTATGTTAAAACAGGACGGCAGCGGGATTAGTCAGGGACAGAAGCAATTGATTTCAATAGCCAGAGCGTTGTTAGCAGATCCGAGCATTTTGATTTTAGATGAGGCGACCAGCAGTATTGATACCATTACTGAGGTGAAAATACAAGAAGCACTGCAACGGCTAATGTATGGCAGAACAAGTTTTGTTATTGCCCATCGGCTTAATACGATACAACAGGCGGATAAGATACTTGTCCTTGAAGAGGGAAAAATCATGGAAAGTGGAACACACGATTCATTATTGAAGGAAAAAGGCTTCTATTACGGTTTATACAATAGTCAGTTAAATCAAGGAAATCAAACAGGTTGA
- a CDS encoding PadR family transcriptional regulator, with amino-acid sequence MRKKAENYLPLTHTTFYILISLQDPLQGYGIMQRVKEMSDGEVTLGPGTLYGALSKLEKDGLIVKQESDRRKSYSLSELGRMVVTLEYERLKNVVKKCAVYIEELQTSAHKSV; translated from the coding sequence ATGAGAAAAAAAGCAGAAAATTATTTACCGCTTACTCATACGACGTTTTATATCTTAATTTCTTTGCAAGACCCGCTTCAGGGTTATGGGATTATGCAACGAGTAAAAGAAATGAGCGATGGAGAAGTGACATTGGGTCCAGGTACTCTTTATGGAGCACTTAGTAAACTTGAAAAGGACGGACTCATTGTTAAACAGGAATCGGATCGACGAAAAAGTTATTCACTTTCTGAACTAGGAAGAATGGTCGTCACACTTGAGTATGAACGTTTGAAGAATGTAGTTAAAAAATGTGCAGTATATATAGAAGAATTACAGACTAGTGCTCATAAGTCGGTGTAA
- a CDS encoding ATP-grasp domain-containing protein yields MKKKIWFNRWFSTAYHFIEAIKNNPDGIDFEIYGTHPNRNTVYLHVCDYAEIEPEVNGEEYITFCLEFCKKHGIDVFIPYQHALEISQAILRFQEIGTKVMVCEDFASMETISHKGKLYESFVDNGLGHLVPEYRVVQNAAQFMEEYKRLRSLGKVVCIKPADGRGGEGFRIIRDAEDTIIDLFGHISHYISFNEAYKILSKQDRFEELMVMEYLSGYEFSIDCLSYDGQLLAAVPRKKEEGRIRQLEDIPELMEIAGKVNDIYQIPYVYNVQIKYNNGLPKLLEINPRMSGGLHISSLSGVNFAYLALKLMLTGDADIVKPNLQVKATHVEKSVLLSS; encoded by the coding sequence ATGAAAAAGAAAATATGGTTTAATCGCTGGTTTTCAACAGCATACCATTTTATTGAAGCAATAAAAAACAACCCAGATGGAATCGATTTTGAAATTTACGGGACCCATCCAAATCGAAATACAGTCTATTTACATGTATGTGATTATGCAGAGATTGAACCAGAGGTAAATGGTGAAGAATATATTACTTTTTGTCTGGAATTTTGTAAAAAGCATGGAATTGACGTCTTTATTCCTTATCAGCATGCGCTTGAAATTTCTCAAGCAATTTTACGTTTTCAGGAAATCGGGACGAAAGTAATGGTTTGTGAGGATTTTGCCAGTATGGAAACAATCTCTCATAAGGGGAAGCTTTATGAGTCATTTGTAGATAACGGCCTTGGACACTTAGTTCCAGAATATCGGGTTGTACAGAATGCAGCGCAATTTATGGAGGAGTATAAGAGACTCCGCAGTCTTGGTAAGGTTGTGTGTATAAAGCCGGCTGACGGAAGAGGCGGGGAAGGATTTCGGATTATTCGCGATGCAGAGGATACGATTATCGACTTATTTGGCCATATCAGTCATTACATATCGTTTAACGAAGCCTATAAAATTCTCTCGAAGCAAGACAGATTTGAGGAATTAATGGTAATGGAGTACCTGAGTGGATATGAATTTAGTATTGATTGCTTGTCCTATGATGGCCAGCTGCTAGCTGCCGTCCCGCGTAAGAAAGAAGAAGGACGGATCAGACAGCTTGAAGATATTCCCGAACTAATGGAAATAGCGGGGAAAGTGAATGATATTTATCAAATTCCATATGTCTATAATGTGCAAATAAAGTATAACAATGGCCTGCCGAAGCTTCTTGAAATTAATCCGCGTATGTCTGGCGGTCTGCATATATCATCACTTTCAGGTGTCAACTTTGCCTATTTAGCCTTAAAGCTCATGTTGACGGGTGATGCCGATATTGTGAAACCAAATTTACAGGTTAAAGCAACACACGTAGAAAAATCGGTGCTTTTATCTTCATAA